In Gemmobacter sp., the sequence AAGATATTGTGGACCGGCCGGAACGAGCGTCTATGAACAGGGGTGACGCCCAAATCTAGAAGCGCGTTCAGATGGTCCCTGGTCGGATAGCCGGCGTTCCGGTCCCAGCCATAGCCGGGATACTGTTGCGAAAGATCCACCATGATCGCGTCACGCGCGACTTTGGCCATGATCGAGGCGGCGGCGATGGAGAGCGAACGGGCATCGCCCTTGACCACCGCTTCGGCGGTGCAGGCCAGATCGCGGGGCAGGCGGTTGCCGTCGATCAGCGCGTGATCAGGGGCAAACGGCAGCCCTTCCAGCGCGCGGCGCATGGCAAGGTGGCTGGCGTTGAGGATGTTCAGCGCGTCGATTTCCTGCACCGAGGCATGGGCGACGCAGACCTGCGCGGTGGCGGCAATCTCCACGGCCAGCCGTTCACGGCGGGCGGCGGACAGGGTCTTGCTGTCGGCCAGCCCGTCGGGGATGCGGGCAGGGTCCAGGATGACGGCGGCGGCGGTGACGGGGCCGCAAAGCGGGCCGCGGCCGACCTCGTCAACACCGGCGATACGGGTGGCGCCCCGGGCAAGGGCAGCGGATTCGAAGCTGTAATCGGGCATGGGCCGGTGATGCCCTGTGCCTGCGGTGCGCGCAATGGCGGATGTGGGGCGGGGGCCTTGCGCCCCCGCAGTGGCGGAAGTGGAACGGGGGGCCTTGCGCCCCCCGGTGCCGGCAGGGCCGGCCCCCCCCCGCAGAGTATTTGCGGCACGGCGAAAGGACAGGCCGCGATCAGCGGGTCGGATGCTGCGGGTAACGGTCGTAACGATCGCGCCGGTCGTGGCGATCGTAGCGGTCGTGCCGGTCATTGCGGCCGTGACGGTCGCAGCCATAGGGGCCGCAGCGGTCATGGTTGTGATAGGCCGGGCGCGGCGGCTGCGGGTGGTGCCAGCCGGGATGCTGCGGGCGCGGCTGGTGCCAGCCCGGTTGCGGGCGCGGCGGTTCGGGGCGCATCACCGGGCCATAGCCATAGCCGCGGCGGTGATCGTCCTTGTCGTTCAGGGCGGATCCGATGATGGCAATGGCCGCAACGCCGGCGATCACCTTCATCATGTCGTCGGAATTGGCGCGGGCCGGCAGCGCCGTCGCGGTGATCGCGCCCAGGGCGATGGCCGCGCCACCAAGTGCGGCGGCAATCTTGCGGGTGGCAGGGCGGAGGAGGTGCATGGTGATCCTTTCGCGTCGATCCGCCGGGAATTGCCCCGGCTGGTATGGAACCACCCTGCCCCGGCG encodes:
- a CDS encoding ribonuclease HII, which produces MPDYSFESAALARGATRIAGVDEVGRGPLCGPVTAAAVILDPARIPDGLADSKTLSAARRERLAVEIAATAQVCVAHASVQEIDALNILNASHLAMRRALEGLPFAPDHALIDGNRLPRDLACTAEAVVKGDARSLSIAAASIMAKVARDAIMVDLSQQYPGYGWDRNAGYPTRDHLNALLDLGVTPVHRRSFRPVHNILYQVKSVTP